In bacterium, one genomic interval encodes:
- a CDS encoding heparinase II/III family protein — protein sequence ALAHEYGSGLARRWCDTFADTLQSRPWWEFVFADPDVAPAGPEDLPTGRLIPGLGLALLRSSWDRDAAYVRFHCGPWYTSHQHDAQGTLTAWRDGSARLIEPGVYDGEVHGHYVNWRIRTISHNSLTVLDPAERFHGPEDVPVPANDGGQVIQEWTLKPANMSQWREQSDLRSTGKITVFLNDRSHDLVAGEAAGAYTPGKVQRWSRQLLFLKPGWIVLCDLVSAPAEYPKTIYFHSPAELNASGQGATAQGTFSAFCLLPAQAKLNLAGGPGKTFAYGDSNWSTIPAYNAQVDTAWRLEVEAPRQESTVFLTAIYLPGRGESGTPKATLLDSGPERVSLSLEGGYTVSLSPGDPEAYSLTGPGVTYSLSGVVAVDGLAQEGETVSLSGAAAATAVTDSHGEFLFQGLAPGDYTLTRAATGQTRRVAISESSVGGIRF from the coding sequence GCCCTGGCCCACGAGTACGGCTCCGGCCTGGCCCGCCGCTGGTGCGACACGTTTGCCGACACTCTGCAGTCCCGTCCCTGGTGGGAGTTCGTTTTCGCCGACCCGGACGTGGCCCCGGCGGGCCCGGAAGATCTTCCCACCGGACGGCTGATCCCGGGCCTGGGTCTGGCCCTTCTGCGCAGCTCCTGGGACAGGGACGCCGCCTACGTGAGGTTCCACTGCGGGCCTTGGTACACCTCTCACCAGCATGACGCCCAGGGCACGCTGACCGCCTGGCGGGATGGCTCCGCGCGGCTGATCGAGCCGGGGGTGTATGACGGCGAGGTGCACGGCCACTATGTCAACTGGCGCATCCGCACGATCAGCCACAACAGCCTGACCGTGCTCGACCCGGCCGAGCGGTTCCACGGCCCGGAGGATGTCCCCGTGCCGGCCAACGACGGCGGCCAGGTGATCCAGGAGTGGACCCTCAAGCCGGCCAATATGAGCCAGTGGCGCGAGCAGAGCGACCTGCGTTCCACCGGAAAAATAACGGTGTTCCTCAACGACCGCTCCCACGACCTGGTGGCGGGCGAGGCCGCCGGGGCTTACACTCCTGGCAAGGTCCAACGCTGGAGCCGTCAGTTGCTCTTCCTCAAGCCCGGCTGGATCGTTCTGTGCGACCTGGTCAGCGCACCTGCGGAGTATCCCAAAACCATCTATTTCCACAGCCCGGCCGAGCTGAACGCAAGTGGCCAGGGCGCCACGGCCCAGGGGACTTTCAGCGCCTTCTGCCTGCTGCCCGCGCAAGCCAAGCTGAACCTGGCCGGCGGGCCGGGGAAAACCTTCGCCTACGGCGACAGCAACTGGAGCACCATCCCGGCCTACAACGCCCAGGTTGACACCGCCTGGCGCCTGGAGGTGGAAGCCCCGCGCCAGGAGAGCACGGTGTTCCTGACCGCGATCTACCTGCCGGGGCGCGGCGAGAGCGGCACGCCGAAAGCCACTCTGCTCGACTCCGGACCCGAGCGGGTCAGCCTGAGCCTGGAGGGCGGCTACACGGTCAGCCTGAGCCCCGGTGACCCGGAAGCCTACAGCCTGACCGGACCGGGCGTGACTTACTCCTTGAGCGGCGTGGTGGCGGTGGACGGCCTGGCGCAAGAGGGCGAGACAGTGAGCCTTTCCGGGGCGGCCGCGGCCACAGCGGTCACGGACAGCCACGGCGAGTTCCTGTTCCAGGGCCTGGCCCCCGGCGATTATACGCTCACGCGAGCCGCGACCGGCCAGACCCGCCGGGTGGCGATCAGCGAGAGCAGTGTGGGTGGGATAAGGTTCTGA